From the Negativicutes bacterium genome, one window contains:
- a CDS encoding pirin family protein, whose protein sequence is MERKVKQKVTGFKTQDGAGVNLVRVLGLSTVETYDPILMLDSFDSINPSDYTAGFPLHPHRGIETISYVYRGKMTHRDSLGNEDTITDGEVQWMTAGSGILHEEKLPASERLLGVQLWLNLSAKNKMVAPEYRSIKNSEIEEIILDSGKLRLLAGEFSNKRGFMSKYLPLDYYDIHLNANASLIINTERDKAVLLFTLSGEVYVGGELIAEKTAVRLTTGVFVELKATEKNSQVLFVSSEQLNEPVAWGGPIVMNTKEELNNAFAELKNGTFLKEGIGY, encoded by the coding sequence ATGGAACGAAAAGTTAAGCAAAAGGTGACTGGTTTTAAAACACAAGATGGAGCAGGGGTTAATTTAGTAAGGGTATTAGGGCTTAGTACAGTTGAAACCTATGACCCTATTTTAATGTTAGACTCTTTTGATAGTATTAATCCTAGTGATTATACTGCAGGGTTTCCACTACATCCGCACCGAGGGATCGAAACTATTAGTTATGTATATCGCGGAAAAATGACGCACCGTGATAGTTTGGGAAATGAAGATACTATTACAGACGGAGAAGTGCAATGGATGACTGCTGGCTCAGGAATTTTACATGAAGAAAAATTACCGGCAAGTGAAAGGTTATTAGGGGTTCAGTTGTGGCTTAATCTTTCAGCGAAAAATAAAATGGTAGCACCGGAATATCGTAGTATTAAAAATAGTGAAATTGAAGAAATAATATTGGACAGTGGCAAACTTAGATTATTAGCGGGGGAATTTTCTAATAAACGAGGGTTTATGAGTAAATATCTACCACTTGATTATTATGATATCCACTTGAATGCTAACGCTAGCCTTATTATCAATACGGAAAGAGATAAAGCAGTGTTGTTATTTACCTTAAGTGGCGAAGTTTATGTTGGCGGGGAGTTAATAGCTGAAAAAACAGCAGTAAGGCTAACGACCGGAGTTTTTGTTGAGCTAAAGGCTACCGAGAAAAATTCTCAAGTTTTATTTGTCAGTTCAGAACAACTAAATGAGCCGGTGGCTTGGGGTGGGCCAATAGTAATGAATACTAAAGAAGAGTTAAATAATGCTTTTGCGGAACTTAAAAATGGAACTTTTTTAAAAGAAGGCATCGGTTATTAG